TTTCCGAGAGATTCGTTATCAATCAGGTTAAAAGAACCTTTATAACGAATGGCATCTTTAACAGCATCTTCTGAAACATAAAATCTTGGTTGCAAAGCTTGGATTAAGCTGTCAGCTTTTTCGGAAGGCAAATCTGCTACTAGATGGATATCTTGGGTGCTGCGTGGTTCTCCGAACAGAGAGCTAGCTACCGATCCACCTACCAGATAGGGAATTTCTAACTGATTTAATATATCAGCTATAACAAGTGCTAGAGAAATGGGGTCAGTTAGCATTAATGGTTGGTTCCAGAACAACGGATAGATAGATAGAATATCTGCTATCGATCGAAATTCTTCTCCTAACGATCGCAGCAAAAATTCATTTCTGATCGAAGCTGCATCTGCATTTGGATAGCGATGGTGAATTGCTAAAAGACACATCTCCCAACAGCCTTTAGTCCAATTACTCACTATCTCTGCTTTTTTCCACAAAGGCAGCGTGCGCCACAAACTGAACTGTACCTGTTCTGCTTCGATCGAAGTGTCTGTAGACTGGGTTCGATATCCATTAGTTTTAAGGGTAGTAACTCCCATTTTCGCTCTTCTCCTATTAATTTGAGAAGTTCCTATATTGGCGCTATAGCTGTCCGCAGGGGGAAAGGATGAAGGATAAAAATTAGTAATTCCCCCCTTCTCTCCATCCCCCTACTTCCTAAGCAACAGGCAAAGAATTCCTTGCTTCTTGCGCTACTTGCTCTACCTGATCATTTGTCATGTTTTTAATAATCGCGATCGCATCCGGACTACCCAAACGACTGAGTGCTTGCACCAGTCGGTAGCGAGTTTGCCAATCGGGATCTTGAGCGAAAGGTGCTAAAAGTGGTACTGCGCGTAAATCGCCCAATTCGCCAAAAGAACTGATGGCGGCACTTTTGACTAGCTCGATCTCAGAAGAGAGTGCTTTTTCTAGGAGATCGAAAGCTCGCGGTTCTCCCATGACACCTAAAGCGGCGACAATGCTCATCTGGAGGAGCCATTCGGAAGTATTTTGATATACTTGCTGCAAGTCATCGAAACCTTCTGCTAACTTAAGGGCTCCGATACAGTCAGCAGCAGCTGATTGTACGTCTACTTCGGAGTCGTTGAATAAGCGATCGCGCAAAATCTCCAACGATTTCGGTAAATCTTGCTCCCCCAAGGTATCCATCTGACTCACCGCCGCATATCGCACGCGAGAATTACTATCGGCGATCGGTTTTTGTACCAACTCAAACGCGATCGGTTTTTCCAGTTGGCGCAATTGGTTAACCCCTTGCAGGCGCTTGCCCAAATCTTCCGAACTTAGCAATTGTTTTACAGAATCAGGAGTAATAGTCATTTTTTAGCGATCGGTTATCGGTACTTACTTATCAAAACTCGTTGAGGATGTAAAAAAATTTAACAGCGTTTCCCCATCCCCCCATCTCCCCATCTCCCCATCCTTCCTCTTAACTCGCTGCCATTTCTCGGATAATATCCCCGCGAGTAATAATGCCAATTACCCGGTCTTCCGAGTCTAGCACTGGCAAACGGCGAACGTTTTTTTCGTGCATTAGTTGTGCGGCTTCTCTTAAAGGTTTATCTGGATAAGTGACGCTCAGATGTTCTTTCGTCATCACTTCTCCCACTTTTTGTCCTAAAGCCTTGTGTAAATCTCGATCGTAACGAGCAGGATTTTCTAAATAAATCACGCTATCGAGAAACATGATGTAGGCAGGAGGCGTTACTCCGGTTTCTTGCCACATCAAGTCTGTTTCGGAGATAATACCCAGTAGTTTGCCATCTTCATCCACTACGGGCAAACCACTGATGCGGCGTTCTGCCAAAATTTGAATCGCCTCCTTGAGAGGAGTTTCTAACCGCACCGTAATAGGATCGCGGCTCATCACATCGGCAACGGTTTTGGCCATAATTAGAACCAATTCTCCAGAGATTTAGATTTCTATTTTGACACTTCTACGCTATCGAATTGCGGAGAATTCTGGCTTTATTGAAAGTTAACGTGAGTTCGACAGATTTTAAAAAGACCCCTCCCCGACGCGGAGAGGGGCTTTAAAAACTCATTATTTCGTGACTCCCCCCTCGCCTTGCAGGAGAGGGGGGCTGGGGGGGAGAGGTCGATCGAACTCACGTAAAGTTAAGCTCTGTTTCGCAGAAAGCTTGTAGTAACCGTATGCAGTTGGTAATCGCGCCTAAATGCGCTATTTCATAACCGTGTGTATTCTGAGTGGGGAAACTCAAGCAAGCTGCACGAGCTACGTGACCGAATTTCATGGCAATTGACGCATCGGAACCAAAACCGCTGATAGTAGCTAATTGGATGGGAATATCGAGTTTTTTTGCCGCTTTTCGGATAATAGCATTGAGGTCTTCATCGTAAATTCCATAGCCATCTTGGGAAAGCAACACTGGCGCTGCGCCGTCTTCAATGGGGTATTCTTTGGATAAAGGGCAGATTTCTAGGGCAATTAAGGCTTCTAAGCGTTGGTTTTGGGTAAAATAAAGAGCGCCGATCGCACCTACTTCTTCTTTGGCAGACGCAACTAAATAAGTATCGACGGCTGGCTGCTTCAGATTGGCGGCTAATTCTAATAAAATGGCGACGGAAGCTTTGTTATCTAAGGTATAACTGGCGATGTGATCTTTGAGGCGAATCGGTCGTTTGCGATGTTTTCCGATGACGACGCGAGTTCCGGGACGAACACCAGCTGCTTCTAGTTCTTCTGCTGTGAGTTTAGTTTCTACCCATGCGTCTTCCCAGCGTAATGGTTTGTCTTCTTGTTGCGCTTTTTGAGGAGATTCGTGGGAAATGTGGCGGGAACCAAAGGAGAGTATACCGCTAATCGTGCGATCGTCTCCCAATAAATCGACGACTCCTTCACCATACACCCAAGGGAAAGCGCCGCCGAGTTTGCGGATTTGCACTTTTCCTTCTGGTTCGATGCTCTTGACAATTGCGCCAATTTCATCTTTGTGGGCGGTAATCGCGATCGCTCTGGTAGAATCTTTACCTGGGATTTTTGCGATCGCATTTCCAGCCCGGTCTAACCACGATTCTACTCCCAATGTTTGAAAGCGATCGAGCAAAAATCGGTCAATTTCTTTCTCTGCACCGCTAGGAGAATGATGTAGTACTAATTCTTCTATAGTATTGAACAGGTCGTCGTAAGACATTTTGATTTTAGATTTTCGATTGAAAAGCACCTTAACAGGTAGGGTGTGTTAGCGTCAGCGTAACGCACTTTTATCTCCATATGGTGCGTGACGGCCAAAATTTCTCAAACTCTAATTTCATATTCTTACAATGCCGTCACACAGCCTACTTAATATATACTGTGGGATTCAAGGGTTAAATTTTACCGCAGATAAAGATGGATAAACGCAGATAAACGCAGATAAGAAAGTGTTTTTTAGTTTATATTCCTTTGACTTCTGGTGCGGTTGAAATTTGGTAAACCAGAGATGCTTCTAATTGAGAGTAAGCATTTAGATTAAAATCCCAATTACAGAAACCATTTTTATCTGGTTCTACATCGTTGGTAGTTTTATCTTTTATTACTTCAATTTTAACTTGTTCTAGCTCAGAAATTGGTACTCTTTCCGTAGTTTTAATTATTCTACTTTCTGCTCCAATATTAGATAAAAATAACTTGACAGTTGTGGTAACTATATTCCACTCAGTCAAATGGTCTGTTTTCCTTTCTTGAGTTTCAGTCCTTTGCACGCGCATAGCTGGATCTGGTCCCCATCCTAACGCAAACTTTTCTCCGGGAGCAATGAATAACAGAGATGTGCGACCGACAAATTCAGATGTTCTCACTAAGTCTACTGGCCCTGCTAAAATGGGAAATTGAGAAGTATTTATTTGTTCGCTTTTGAGAATTACTTGACAATCAACTTCTGGCATTAAGACATATTCGATATTGGCTTCCGACTCAAAAGAAACAATGGGAATTCGATAAGGACGACCATCAGAAGGAATG
The window above is part of the Leptolyngbyaceae cyanobacterium genome. Proteins encoded here:
- a CDS encoding M20/M25/M40 family metallo-hydrolase, which gives rise to MSYDDLFNTIEELVLHHSPSGAEKEIDRFLLDRFQTLGVESWLDRAGNAIAKIPGKDSTRAIAITAHKDEIGAIVKSIEPEGKVQIRKLGGAFPWVYGEGVVDLLGDDRTISGILSFGSRHISHESPQKAQQEDKPLRWEDAWVETKLTAEELEAAGVRPGTRVVIGKHRKRPIRLKDHIASYTLDNKASVAILLELAANLKQPAVDTYLVASAKEEVGAIGALYFTQNQRLEALIALEICPLSKEYPIEDGAAPVLLSQDGYGIYDEDLNAIIRKAAKKLDIPIQLATISGFGSDASIAMKFGHVARAACLSFPTQNTHGYEIAHLGAITNCIRLLQAFCETELNFT
- a CDS encoding HEAT repeat domain-containing protein, whose product is MTITPDSVKQLLSSEDLGKRLQGVNQLRQLEKPIAFELVQKPIADSNSRVRYAAVSQMDTLGEQDLPKSLEILRDRLFNDSEVDVQSAAADCIGALKLAEGFDDLQQVYQNTSEWLLQMSIVAALGVMGEPRAFDLLEKALSSEIELVKSAAISSFGELGDLRAVPLLAPFAQDPDWQTRYRLVQALSRLGSPDAIAIIKNMTNDQVEQVAQEARNSLPVA
- a CDS encoding CBS domain-containing protein → MAKTVADVMSRDPITVRLETPLKEAIQILAERRISGLPVVDEDGKLLGIISETDLMWQETGVTPPAYIMFLDSVIYLENPARYDRDLHKALGQKVGEVMTKEHLSVTYPDKPLREAAQLMHEKNVRRLPVLDSEDRVIGIITRGDIIREMAAS